The following are encoded in a window of Harmonia axyridis chromosome 7, icHarAxyr1.1, whole genome shotgun sequence genomic DNA:
- the LOC123685383 gene encoding zinc finger MYM-type protein 1-like produces MNIDSGVHFDIGNLRNVTPVIIEEAVRKGPEPIPSQLPPDSNGMPFPKYLLNLNMKNGEVVSRDWLTSSRQALFCFPCRLFNKATRSQHSSRFVTEYGWSPTNFYRKLYNRIPEHENSIGHRSSYLEWRGIEQNIFNKKNIDNLVLKSLEKEKEKWKELLQRFLQVILFLSERGLALRGSSSLIGNPNNGNFLGTLELLANYDTILAEHLDAVKDSQETKKRMQVHYLSAEIQNEFISLCAEHVMEKILNERKLAKYFSLIVDATPDSSHDEQTTFILRYVWLNEDGKYQVFERFLEFINCNKKTGEDIANMILENLKKRNISIEDCRGQGYDNGSNMSGQYKGVQARILALNPLAIWSPCACHSLNLCGVHAAECCPQAVTFFGIIQKLYNIFSASPSRWEILKNKIDVSLHSLSTTRWSARVESVKPVCNKLPGIKDAILEVFELNLTSEVRVELNGILSYLGSFECLLMASTWLKVLTAINYRSVILQTESITLDIGTENLKSLLEDLNIIRNSWSKILNECREVAKNLEMSTEMPTSVKRKRKRKQFFDETNSEQDFSSELSGEDYFRINVFYSILDAVILNISTRFQAIKNIVHMFSVLWKFLHLEDADIEERATNLQIQYHLDTDCKLTEEIKHLKVIFSATFQMNDLTPLNLLNEIHKLKLDTLFPNIVISLRIFCTLPVTVAQAERSFSHLSKIKNVLRSTMTQGRLSALGLLSIESRVARRCDFSKIIANFATAKCRKAHIK; encoded by the coding sequence ATGAATATCGATAGTGGAGTACACTTCGATATAGGAAATTTGAGAAACGTTACTCCCGTCATTATTGAAGAAGCTGTGAGAAAAGGACCTGAACCCATTCCATCACAACTTCCTCCTGATAGCAACGGAATGCCATTTCCCAAATATCTATTAAATTTAAACATGAAAAATGGGGAGGTTGTATCAAGAGACTGGCTAACTTCCTCGAGGCAAGCACTGTTCTGTTTTCCCTGTAGGTTATTCAATAAAGCAACAAGGTCACAACATTCTTCTCGGTTTGTAACTGAATATGGTTGGAGTCCTACaaatttctacagaaaattgTATAACAGAATTCCTGAACATGAAAATAGTATCGGTCATCGATCATCATACCTAGAGTGGCGGGGTatagaacaaaatattttcaataaaaagaatATCGATAACTTAGTATTGAAATCTTTAGAAAAAGAGAAAGAGAAGTGGAAAGAACTATTGCAAAGATTTCTTCAAGTGATTCTATTTTTATCTGAAAGAGGACTAGCATTAAGAGGATCATCTAGTTTGATTGGTAATCCAAACAATGGCAATTTTCTTGGTACATTGGAGTTGCTAGCAAATTATGATACCATATTAGCAGAGCATCTAGATGCTGTTAAAGATTCTCAAGAAACTAAGAAACGTATGCAAGTACACTATCTCTCAgccgaaattcaaaatgaattcattTCACTTTGTGCTGAACAtgttatggaaaaaattttaaacgaGAGAAAGCTggcgaaatatttttctttaatcgTCGATGCTACCCCTGATAGTTCTCATGACGAACAAACAACGTTTATATTACGTTATGTCTGGCTGAATGAAGATGGCAAATACCAAGTGTTTGAAAGATTTTTAGAATTCATCAACTGTAATAAAAAAACTGGGGAAGATATAGCAAACATGattttagaaaatttgaaaaagcgCAATATTAGCATAGAAGATTGCCGTGGACAAGGATATGACAATGGAAGCAACATGAGCGGACAATATAAAGGCGTGCAGGCAAGGATCCTGGCCCTCAATCCCCTTGCCATATGGTCTCCTTGTGCTTGTCATAGTTTGAACTTATGTGGTGTCCATGCAGCAGAATGTTGTCCCCAGGCTGTtacattttttggaataatccAAAAGCTGTACAATATATTTAGTGCTAGTCCTTCCAGGTGGgagattttaaaaaataaaatagatgTATCCCTGCATTCTCTTTCTACAACTCGCTGGTCAGCTAGAGTAGAAAGTGTCAAACCGGTCTGCAACAAGTTGCCCGGAATAAAGGATGCAATTCTAGAGGTATTTGAGCTCAATTTGACATCAGAAGTGCGAGTTGAATTGAATGGTATTTTATCATATTTGGGATCATTTGAATGTCTCTTAATGGCTTCAACGTGGCTGAAAGTACTTACAGCTATCAACTATAGAAGTGTTATTCTTCAAACGGAATCCATAACTTTGGACATTGGAACCGAAAATTTGAAGTCTTTGCTGGAAGATCTTAATATTATAAGAAATAGTTGgtcgaaaatattgaatgaatgtaGAGAAGTagcaaaaaatttagaaatgtcAACCGAAATGCCTACGTCCGTGAAGAGGAAACGCAAAAGAAAGCAATTTTTTGACGAAACGAATTCAGAACAGGATTTTTCATCAGAACTTAGTGGGGAGGATTACTTCAGAATAaatgtattttattcaattctagatgctgttattttgaatatttctacaaGATTCCAagcaattaaaaatattgtgcaTATGTTCAGTGTCTTATGGAAATTTTTACACTTAGAAGATGCAGACATTGAAGAGAGGGCCACTAATCTCCAAATTCAGTACCACTTAGATACTGATTGTAAATTAACAGAAGAGATCAAGCACCTCAAGGTTATCTTTTCTGCtacttttcaaatgaatgatCTTACCCCACTAAATCTTCTGaatgaaattcacaaattaaaattggATACCTTGTTTCCAAATATTGTGATATCCTTAAGAATATTTTGCACTTTGCCTGTGACTGTAGCCCAAGCCGAAAGGTCTTTCAGCCacctttcaaaaattaaaaatgttctTAGATCTACCATGACTCAGGGACGATTGAGTGCTCTAGGCTTATTATCGATCGAGTCAAGAGTAGCTAGAAGATGcgatttttctaaaattatagCAAATTTTGCTACTGCAAAATGCCGAAAGGCTCACATAAAATGA